The following coding sequences are from one bacterium SCSIO 12741 window:
- a CDS encoding homocysteine S-methyltransferase family protein has translation MNKPDIRKILQERILVLDGAMGTMIQRYNLEEEDFRGERFKDHDSPLKGNNDLLALTRPDVLEEIHREYLDADADILETNTFSSTTIAQADYNLEDAVYDLNFESARIAKKVADEFTEKNPDKPRYVAGSMGPTNRTASLSPDVNDPGFRAITYDQLVVAYKEQTIALMEGGVDLLLVETVFDTLNAKAALFAIQDAFDELGREIPIMVSGTITDASGRTLSGQTTEAFLISVSHMPLLSIGLNCALGAEQLRPYLQVLSRKSNFLVSAHPNAGLPNEFGEYDETPQRMGEQIEGFLQEGLLNIVGGCCGTTPDHIRQIAHLSENYQPRSVEEYAK, from the coding sequence ATGAACAAACCAGATATACGTAAAATACTCCAGGAGAGAATCCTGGTATTGGATGGAGCCATGGGAACCATGATCCAACGATACAACTTGGAAGAAGAAGACTTTAGAGGGGAACGGTTCAAAGACCACGATTCACCGCTGAAGGGAAACAACGATTTGTTGGCATTAACCCGTCCGGATGTATTGGAAGAAATCCACCGGGAATACCTCGATGCCGATGCCGATATTTTAGAGACCAACACATTTAGCTCTACCACGATCGCTCAAGCAGACTACAATTTGGAAGATGCGGTGTATGATCTCAACTTTGAGTCTGCTCGGATTGCAAAGAAAGTAGCTGATGAATTCACCGAGAAAAATCCAGATAAGCCAAGATACGTTGCCGGATCCATGGGGCCCACCAATAGAACGGCTTCTCTGTCTCCCGACGTAAACGATCCGGGATTTAGAGCCATTACCTATGATCAATTGGTGGTGGCCTACAAAGAACAAACCATTGCTTTGATGGAAGGTGGGGTTGATCTACTTTTGGTTGAAACGGTGTTTGACACCTTAAATGCCAAGGCTGCCTTGTTTGCGATTCAAGATGCGTTTGATGAGTTGGGAAGAGAAATCCCAATTATGGTTTCCGGAACCATCACCGATGCCAGTGGCCGCACCTTGTCTGGGCAAACGACAGAAGCATTTTTGATTTCGGTTTCCCACATGCCTTTGCTTAGCATTGGTTTGAATTGCGCACTCGGAGCAGAACAACTTCGTCCTTACCTTCAGGTGCTTTCCAGAAAAAGTAACTTTTTGGTATCAGCACACCCCAATGCAGGATTACCCAATGAATTTGGTGAGTATGATGAAACTCCGCAAAGAATGGGAGAGCAGATTGAAGGATTCCTTCAAGAAGGCCTGCTAAATATTGTTGGCGGCTGCTGTGGTACAACTCCGGATCACATCCGCCAAATCGCACACTTATCAGAAAACTACCAACCGCGTTCAGTAGAAGAATATGCAAAGTAA
- a CDS encoding pyridoxamine 5'-phosphate oxidase family protein has protein sequence MGTRIQEITPAFQEFIQDQKMFFVGTAAKDGRINVSPKGMDSLRVVSPNKILWLNLTGSGNETATHVQDNGRMTIMWCAFEGKPLILRVYGKAKSYHETDPEWGQLIEHFPNWSGKRQVFELEVDLVQSSCGFAVPFFDYSGERDILEKWADKQGEDRIRNYWKEKNTVSLDGKDTGMDKVLQEKGA, from the coding sequence ATGGGAACACGTATTCAGGAAATCACTCCGGCATTTCAGGAATTTATTCAAGATCAAAAAATGTTCTTTGTAGGAACCGCAGCAAAGGACGGACGAATCAATGTTTCCCCAAAGGGGATGGATTCCTTGCGGGTTGTCTCGCCAAATAAGATTCTTTGGTTAAATCTGACTGGAAGCGGAAATGAAACCGCAACCCATGTTCAGGACAATGGTAGGATGACCATCATGTGGTGTGCTTTTGAGGGCAAGCCTTTAATCTTGCGGGTATATGGTAAGGCGAAGTCCTACCATGAAACCGATCCTGAATGGGGCCAACTAATTGAGCACTTTCCAAACTGGTCTGGCAAACGTCAGGTATTTGAGCTCGAAGTAGACTTGGTTCAAAGTTCCTGTGGATTTGCCGTGCCCTTTTTCGATTATTCCGGTGAGCGAGATATACTGGAGAAATGGGCCGATAAACAAGGAGAAGACAGAATCCGCAATTATTGGAAAGAAAAAAACACCGTTAGCCTTGATGGAAAAGACACCGGAATGGACAAAGTCCTCCAGGAAAAAGGTGCTTAA
- a CDS encoding endonuclease/exonuclease/phosphatase family protein, with protein sequence MYHGRLDYYTSLGLRELKKRINDAGIPSSKLDETINLATWNIREFGKKRRRKASIHFIAEILGQFDLIAVTELRDNLTELKKVLEILGPYWDVVFSDYAMDRGGNKERIAFIFDKRAVVFTGLAAEADPPRKKDRRTNEYVPSITWWRPPFMASFSAGNFDFVLLAVHIRWGKKLSERKGALAELSKWVEKKRKDRHGVDKDIIVVGDFNIPDLDDDLFNAMTKHKLKIPDSLRNQKFGSNLAKDKRYDQIFYYPSHTKSFTNHGGVLDFYQKNIDKLYPEKTPTKREFTYELSDHLPLWVQLDVDVSDERLEQIIERHELRRAKRANET encoded by the coding sequence ATGTACCACGGCCGATTAGACTATTATACCTCCCTAGGTCTTCGGGAACTCAAAAAGAGAATTAACGATGCAGGAATTCCATCATCCAAATTGGATGAAACGATAAATCTCGCAACCTGGAATATCCGAGAATTTGGCAAAAAGCGTCGGCGAAAGGCTTCGATCCATTTCATTGCAGAAATATTAGGCCAGTTTGATTTGATCGCTGTCACCGAATTGCGGGACAATCTGACCGAACTGAAAAAGGTGCTCGAAATACTCGGACCGTATTGGGATGTGGTCTTTTCTGATTATGCCATGGACCGTGGAGGAAATAAGGAACGCATTGCTTTCATCTTTGACAAGCGAGCCGTAGTATTCACAGGTTTGGCTGCTGAAGCAGACCCTCCACGTAAAAAAGATCGTCGAACCAACGAGTATGTGCCATCCATTACCTGGTGGAGACCTCCATTTATGGCCTCCTTTTCAGCCGGTAACTTTGATTTCGTTTTGCTTGCCGTTCATATTCGGTGGGGTAAGAAACTGAGTGAACGAAAAGGAGCTCTGGCTGAATTGAGCAAATGGGTGGAGAAAAAACGAAAGGATCGCCATGGCGTTGATAAGGACATTATCGTAGTTGGGGACTTTAATATTCCCGATTTGGATGACGATTTGTTCAATGCGATGACCAAACACAAACTCAAAATTCCGGATTCGCTTCGCAACCAAAAGTTCGGATCCAACCTGGCCAAAGACAAGCGATACGATCAAATTTTCTATTACCCGAGTCACACCAAGAGTTTTACGAACCATGGAGGTGTACTCGACTTTTACCAGAAAAATATTGACAAGCTTTATCCGGAAAAAACACCAACCAAAAGGGAATTTACCTACGAGCTTTCCGATCACCTTCCCCTTTGGGTTCAGCTGGATGTGGACGTTAGTGATGAACGCCTTGAACAGATCATCGAAAGGCACGAACTTCGAAGAGCGAAAAGAGCAAATGAAACCTAA
- a CDS encoding DUF420 domain-containing protein, protein MNNKKAHWIIWSFTIAVFALVIILHEMPGAESAPAFTAFQPMLHAIINGTCFILLLASLFAVKSKNIPLHKGLNTLAMILSLVFLLSYVVYHHFTGDTSYGGDYRGLYLFILLTHIPLAGLSLPFILYAYYFGMTNQIGQHKTLVRYTYPVWLYVTLTGVLVYVFLAPYYGA, encoded by the coding sequence ATGAACAATAAGAAAGCCCATTGGATAATTTGGAGTTTTACGATTGCCGTATTTGCTCTGGTTATTATCCTTCATGAGATGCCTGGTGCAGAATCTGCTCCGGCTTTCACCGCCTTTCAACCGATGTTGCATGCCATTATTAATGGAACTTGTTTCATCCTTTTGTTGGCTTCTTTGTTTGCGGTTAAGTCCAAAAATATTCCCTTACACAAAGGGCTGAACACTTTGGCCATGATTTTGAGCTTGGTCTTTCTGTTGAGTTATGTGGTGTACCATCACTTCACAGGTGACACTTCTTACGGAGGAGATTATAGAGGGCTGTACCTGTTCATCCTTCTTACCCACATTCCATTGGCAGGGTTGTCCTTGCCTTTCATCTTATACGCCTACTACTTTGGGATGACCAATCAGATCGGTCAGCACAAAACCTTGGTGCGATATACTTATCCGGTTTGGTTGTATGTAACGTTGACCGGAGTACTTGTTTATGTATTTTTGGCACCTTATTATGGTGCGTAA
- a CDS encoding cytochrome C oxidase subunit IV family protein produces the protein MKRDDIIEYSLGATHSEEEGKKIRKKIWFVTAILSIVTAAEVLLGVFANAWGVPSIALKLIFIGLTIVKAGYIVMVFMHLGDERKMFKYFILLPYGVFILYLLFLLFTEATSVASSVMSTLY, from the coding sequence ATGAAAAGAGACGATATCATAGAATATTCTTTAGGAGCTACTCACAGCGAAGAAGAAGGGAAAAAGATTCGGAAGAAAATCTGGTTTGTTACCGCGATCCTTTCGATTGTTACGGCGGCTGAGGTTCTTTTAGGTGTTTTTGCAAACGCCTGGGGAGTGCCATCCATTGCCTTGAAACTTATCTTTATCGGATTGACGATTGTAAAAGCAGGATACATTGTAATGGTGTTTATGCACTTAGGCGATGAGCGCAAAATGTTCAAGTATTTCATTTTGTTGCCATACGGAGTGTTCATTCTCTACCTACTTTTCTTGCTATTTACTGAAGCGACTTCTGTAGCATCATCAGTGATGTCTACTTTGTACTAA
- a CDS encoding cytochrome c oxidase subunit 3, with protein sequence MAGEVTKIIDQNTLWGGGRSPFSVSYGKMMMWFFLISDALTFGGLLAAIGYMRHKIDNWPVSEEVFTHFPFTHAHLPLMYVAFMTFILIVSSVTMVLAVEAGHRMDRKGVTFWLGLTVLGGAIFVGSQAWEWATFIAGPDGDISTWADNATLTQNYYAPGFSDPDNVGGFFLGPVQYSQFFFFVTGFHGTHVLSGVIINLIIFIQVTRGTYEKTGHYEMVEKVGLYWHFVDLVWVFVFTFFYLL encoded by the coding sequence ATGGCAGGAGAAGTAACAAAAATTATTGATCAGAATACCCTTTGGGGTGGTGGTCGATCGCCATTTAGTGTAAGCTATGGTAAAATGATGATGTGGTTCTTCCTCATCTCAGATGCACTCACTTTCGGTGGGTTGCTTGCAGCTATTGGTTATATGCGCCACAAGATTGACAATTGGCCAGTAAGTGAAGAAGTATTTACTCACTTCCCATTTACACACGCTCACTTACCCTTGATGTATGTGGCGTTTATGACGTTTATTCTGATTGTATCTTCAGTAACCATGGTATTGGCAGTAGAAGCTGGTCACCGTATGGATCGCAAAGGAGTTACTTTCTGGTTAGGTTTAACTGTATTAGGTGGAGCTATTTTCGTTGGAAGCCAGGCTTGGGAATGGGCAACATTTATTGCTGGTCCTGATGGAGACATCTCTACCTGGGCTGACAATGCTACTCTTACTCAAAACTATTATGCTCCGGGCTTCAGCGACCCTGATAATGTAGGTGGATTTTTCCTCGGCCCAGTGCAGTATTCCCAGTTCTTCTTTTTCGTAACCGGTTTCCACGGAACTCACGTATTGAGTGGGGTAATTATTAACCTGATTATCTTCATCCAAGTAACCCGCGGTACCTACGAAAAAACCGGACACTACGAAATGGTTGAAAAGGTTGGTTTGTACTGGCACTTTGTAGACCTTGTATGGGTATTTGTATTTACCTTCTTCTATCTATTGTAA